A portion of the Micromonospora tarapacensis genome contains these proteins:
- a CDS encoding LysM peptidoglycan-binding domain-containing protein has translation MAASGGTAVVRRAGRVLTGFGALVVLIGLLAGGPVALLAFAGNPLPDHVPTLAEIGTTLTSRDDGQLFLRTLAVAGWFGWATFALSVLVELGAQSARRPAPRLPGMGRQQRAAAALVGSVALILAASPAATAATTTFAGPTYRPPPTASVTLVPATAPALAGPTDTPADTPVYKVAKGDYLGGVADRYLDDFDDYRKLAALNELRDPDRIQPGQLIKLPARAQDQGSRPHATGRLVAPKPRPTPGPTAPERAEDKRPTPAKPGATPDSAVDQPGGAGQPDGAGQPDGAAPEGHPPVVTVGAARAGEPDRVNRPLAVSAVLAVAGIVGAQIGAVLGMRRRPVAARAGTRKHPPTSLPRELPAGRHRKD, from the coding sequence ATGGCCGCATCGGGTGGTACCGCCGTCGTACGGCGGGCCGGTCGGGTGCTGACCGGGTTCGGTGCGCTGGTCGTACTGATCGGTCTGCTGGCCGGCGGACCTGTCGCGTTGCTGGCCTTCGCCGGCAACCCGCTCCCCGACCACGTACCCACGCTGGCGGAGATCGGCACCACGCTGACCAGCCGCGACGACGGGCAGCTATTCCTGCGTACGCTGGCGGTCGCCGGCTGGTTCGGCTGGGCCACCTTCGCCCTCTCCGTCCTGGTGGAACTAGGTGCGCAGTCGGCGCGCCGGCCGGCCCCCCGGCTACCCGGGATGGGCCGCCAGCAGCGGGCCGCCGCCGCACTGGTCGGGTCGGTCGCGCTGATCCTCGCCGCCAGTCCGGCCGCCACGGCCGCCACCACGACCTTCGCCGGCCCGACGTATCGGCCCCCGCCCACGGCGAGCGTGACGCTCGTACCGGCGACGGCGCCCGCGTTGGCGGGGCCCACGGACACGCCGGCCGACACGCCGGTGTACAAGGTGGCCAAGGGCGACTACCTCGGTGGGGTCGCCGACCGGTACCTCGACGACTTCGACGACTACCGGAAGCTGGCCGCGCTCAACGAGCTGCGCGATCCGGACCGGATCCAGCCCGGCCAGTTGATCAAGTTGCCGGCCCGGGCGCAGGACCAGGGCTCCCGCCCGCACGCCACCGGCCGCCTGGTCGCACCGAAGCCTCGGCCGACACCCGGGCCGACCGCACCGGAGCGGGCCGAGGACAAGCGCCCGACCCCGGCGAAGCCGGGCGCCACGCCCGACAGCGCGGTGGACCAGCCCGGCGGCGCGGGGCAGCCGGACGGCGCGGGGCAGCCGGACGGCGCGGCGCCGGAGGGCCATCCTCCGGTCGTGACCGTGGGTGCGGCCCGGGCCGGCGAGCCCGACCGGGTGAACCGGCCGCTCGCCGTCTCCGCGGTGCTGGCCGTGGCCGGCATCGTCGGTGCGCAGATCGGCGCGGTCCTGGGCATGCGCCGCCGGCCGGTGGCGGCACGCGCCGGTACGCGAAAGCACCCACCGACCAGCCTGCCCCGCGAGCTACCAGCGGGCCGACATCGCAAGGATTGA
- a CDS encoding pilus assembly protein TadG-related protein, translated as MTAGGGDAGRVSIFLAVAMVGVLAVIGMAFDGAGQLRTLQRAENLAAEAARAGGQAIDRATAIEGGPKQINQPQARRAVRDYLAAAGASSHTVSFPVVDGETHIRVRVSVTYDRAMLGLFGLSDSVTVSGEATARALTGAL; from the coding sequence ATGACGGCCGGAGGCGGCGACGCCGGGCGGGTGAGCATTTTCCTCGCCGTGGCCATGGTCGGCGTGCTCGCCGTCATCGGCATGGCCTTCGACGGCGCGGGGCAGCTCCGCACGCTGCAGCGCGCCGAGAACCTGGCCGCCGAGGCGGCCCGCGCGGGCGGCCAGGCCATCGACCGGGCGACCGCGATCGAGGGCGGGCCCAAGCAGATCAACCAGCCGCAGGCCCGCCGGGCCGTCCGGGATTATCTCGCCGCCGCCGGCGCCAGCAGTCACACGGTGAGTTTCCCGGTGGTCGACGGCGAAACCCACATCCGGGTACGCGTCTCGGTCACCTACGACCGGGCCATGCTCGGTCTCTTCGGCCTCTCCGACTCCGTCACCGTCTCCGGCGAGGCGACCGCGCGGGCGCTCACCGGCGCCCTCTAA
- a CDS encoding TadE/TadG family type IV pilus assembly protein, translating into MDRTMSRGSVSIEVAVLAPAFVALMVLAGVAGRTAVASEALEAAAHDAARAASISRDAPTARREARDAARNQLDWRGVSCSGNPEVIFRGSVNGRSTTFNAAFRSRAGQDATVTVEIACSVSYDDIELPALKMPGGSRITASFTSPLDRYRSRG; encoded by the coding sequence ATGGACCGCACCATGAGCCGCGGCTCGGTCTCGATCGAGGTGGCGGTGCTGGCGCCGGCCTTCGTGGCACTGATGGTGCTGGCGGGGGTCGCGGGACGCACCGCGGTGGCCAGTGAGGCGTTGGAGGCCGCCGCCCATGACGCGGCCCGCGCCGCGTCGATCTCCCGGGACGCCCCCACCGCCCGCCGGGAGGCCCGGGACGCGGCCCGCAACCAGCTCGACTGGCGCGGAGTGTCCTGCTCCGGCAACCCTGAAGTGATCTTCCGCGGCTCGGTCAACGGTCGGTCCACCACCTTCAACGCGGCTTTTCGCAGCCGGGCCGGCCAGGACGCGACGGTCACCGTCGAGATCGCCTGCTCCGTCTCCTACGACGACATCGAGTTGCCGGCGTTGAAGATGCCGGGCGGCAGCCGGATCACCGCGTCGTTCACCTCGCCGCTGGACCGCTACCGGAGCCGGGGATGA
- a CDS encoding TadE/TadG family type IV pilus assembly protein, translated as MRRHLSAGWCRVVAATRRLRLPGDGERGGNPVELAVALPAVLVMLFASIQVAVVFVARSTALNAAQSAVNAQRLHQAPPGTGEDRAVKFLQAAGDWLVDWDDPGPSCTVTATDVTCTVTGRSLSVVPGVSFSVRQTAHGTVERWTAP; from the coding sequence ATGCGCCGTCACCTCTCCGCCGGCTGGTGCCGGGTGGTCGCCGCCACCCGGCGCCTCCGGCTGCCCGGCGACGGAGAGCGGGGCGGCAACCCGGTCGAGTTGGCGGTGGCGCTACCGGCGGTCCTGGTGATGCTGTTCGCCTCCATCCAGGTCGCCGTCGTGTTCGTCGCCCGGTCGACCGCGCTCAACGCGGCGCAGAGCGCCGTCAACGCCCAGCGGCTCCACCAGGCCCCGCCGGGGACCGGCGAGGACCGGGCCGTCAAGTTCCTGCAGGCCGCCGGGGACTGGCTGGTCGACTGGGACGACCCGGGCCCGAGTTGCACCGTCACCGCCACCGACGTGACCTGCACGGTGACCGGTAGGTCCCTCTCGGTGGTGCCGGGCGTCAGCTTCTCCGTCCGGCAGACGGCACACGGAACGGTGGAACGATGGACCGCACCATGA
- a CDS encoding type II secretion system F family protein, with the protein MGTNIELIAVVSGAACVAGLVLVVVALVGTRRPPGPAPGAGPGLGRLWRGSGSTEREQRAHQALLLGAVVAGAVAFLLTGLPVVGVLVAVAVPGTPWLFSVGRAEQRAIARIEAVGEWTRRLKDVSATGQGLQQAIIGTVTTAPEQIEEEVRLLAARLQAGWVARSALLAFADEIGDPVGDQVVAALILHLSDRGERLGDVLGSIASAAAAEVATRREIEAKRTQPRFAVRFLTGMTLATIAYGLLNREYVQPYDTPFGQVVMAVLGAAFVGLLAWVRSMSQPPRPARFLPAPDPREVVA; encoded by the coding sequence GTGGGTACGAACATCGAGCTGATCGCCGTGGTCTCCGGGGCGGCCTGCGTGGCCGGCCTGGTGCTGGTGGTCGTCGCGCTGGTCGGCACCCGCCGCCCGCCCGGCCCGGCACCCGGCGCCGGCCCCGGGCTCGGCCGGCTCTGGCGCGGCTCCGGCAGCACCGAGCGCGAGCAGCGGGCGCACCAGGCGCTGCTGCTCGGTGCGGTGGTCGCCGGCGCGGTTGCCTTCCTGCTGACCGGCCTGCCCGTGGTGGGTGTGCTGGTCGCGGTGGCGGTGCCCGGCACCCCGTGGCTGTTCTCGGTCGGCCGGGCCGAGCAGCGGGCGATCGCCCGGATCGAGGCAGTCGGCGAGTGGACCCGCCGGCTCAAGGACGTCTCCGCCACCGGTCAGGGGCTCCAGCAGGCGATCATCGGCACGGTCACCACCGCACCGGAGCAGATCGAGGAGGAGGTACGCCTGCTGGCCGCCCGCCTCCAGGCCGGTTGGGTGGCCCGGTCGGCCCTGCTGGCCTTCGCCGACGAGATCGGTGACCCGGTCGGCGACCAGGTGGTCGCGGCGCTCATCCTGCACCTGAGCGACCGGGGTGAGCGGCTCGGCGACGTGCTGGGCTCGATCGCCTCGGCCGCCGCCGCCGAGGTGGCGACCCGGCGGGAGATCGAGGCCAAGCGCACCCAGCCCCGGTTCGCGGTCCGCTTCCTCACCGGGATGACGCTGGCCACCATCGCGTACGGGCTGCTGAACCGCGAGTACGTCCAGCCGTACGACACGCCGTTCGGGCAGGTGGTGATGGCGGTACTCGGTGCCGCCTTCGTGGGCCTGCTGGCCTGGGTGCGCTCGATGAGCCAGCCGCCCCGGCCGGCCCGCTTCCTGCCGGCTCCCGACCCCCGCGAGGTGGTCGCGTGA
- a CDS encoding CpaF family protein produces MRFEPVSSDPRRPPPGATSTAPPLPSVNGRHHPPQVPVPVVAAPPAAPPRPRVDFQVVRELRRQLSERLTHWQRGREFSVDEEDTERARLAVELVAEYADSVRRAGTPMAAGEERLLLDQVTAELAGLGRLQTLLVDDTIEEVHILGCDQVRITRHGGGVDWVEAIADSDDELVEILQAAARRAGATERSLSTSKPTLDLQLPDGSRLAAVFLVSHRPYAVIRKHNTLDVTLDDLAGTRGDLDEMVDPLLRDFLRASMRAGLNIMVAGLAGAGKTTVIRALMSEIPPDEPYVLLEESRELLPARRGDRHRAVMSFESREGHGERGPDGRPAGEVSIADLIPVSLRMGVLRIIVGEVRSREIVPMLQAMTTSRGSMCTIHARTPAGVSERIIELALAHGREMTVDQARRMAGNALDLIVYVNVDDETGIGGRKHRFVSHVEEVLGVGEGSRIITTQVFGPGPDGRAIPRHLPERIRDQLLRVGYDARLLSRWIEAGQGAWRRPRQTRLGRR; encoded by the coding sequence ATGCGATTTGAACCGGTCTCGTCGGATCCGCGCCGCCCCCCACCGGGCGCCACCTCCACGGCCCCGCCACTGCCTTCCGTCAACGGCCGGCACCACCCTCCACAGGTGCCGGTGCCCGTGGTGGCGGCGCCACCGGCGGCACCGCCCCGGCCACGGGTGGACTTCCAGGTGGTGCGCGAGCTGCGCCGGCAGCTGAGCGAACGGCTCACCCACTGGCAGCGTGGCCGGGAGTTCAGCGTTGACGAGGAGGACACCGAGCGGGCCCGGCTCGCGGTCGAACTGGTCGCCGAGTACGCCGACTCGGTGCGCCGGGCTGGTACCCCGATGGCCGCCGGCGAGGAACGACTGCTGCTCGACCAGGTCACCGCCGAGCTGGCCGGTCTCGGCCGGCTCCAGACGCTGCTCGTCGACGACACCATCGAGGAGGTGCACATCCTCGGCTGTGACCAGGTGCGCATCACCCGGCACGGCGGTGGCGTCGACTGGGTCGAGGCCATCGCCGACAGCGACGACGAGCTGGTGGAGATCCTCCAGGCGGCGGCCCGCCGGGCCGGCGCGACGGAACGCTCGCTGTCCACCTCGAAACCCACCCTCGACCTGCAACTGCCCGACGGCAGCCGACTGGCTGCGGTGTTCCTGGTCAGCCACCGCCCGTACGCGGTGATCCGCAAGCACAACACCCTCGACGTGACCCTGGACGACCTGGCCGGCACCCGGGGCGACCTGGACGAGATGGTCGACCCGCTGCTGCGGGACTTCCTGCGGGCTTCGATGCGGGCCGGGCTGAACATCATGGTCGCCGGGCTGGCCGGTGCCGGTAAGACCACCGTGATCCGGGCGCTGATGAGCGAGATCCCGCCGGACGAGCCGTACGTGCTGCTGGAGGAGAGCCGGGAGCTGCTGCCGGCCCGGCGGGGCGACCGGCACCGGGCGGTGATGAGCTTCGAGTCCCGCGAGGGACACGGCGAGCGCGGACCGGACGGCCGCCCGGCCGGCGAGGTGAGCATCGCCGACCTGATCCCGGTGTCGCTGCGGATGGGCGTGCTGCGGATCATCGTCGGTGAGGTGCGGTCCCGGGAGATCGTGCCGATGCTCCAGGCGATGACCACCAGCCGCGGGTCGATGTGCACCATCCACGCGCGTACCCCGGCCGGGGTCAGCGAGCGGATCATCGAGCTGGCGCTGGCGCACGGCCGGGAGATGACGGTCGACCAGGCACGCCGGATGGCCGGTAACGCGCTCGATCTCATCGTCTACGTCAACGTCGACGACGAGACCGGCATCGGTGGACGCAAGCACCGTTTCGTCTCGCACGTCGAGGAGGTGCTGGGCGTCGGCGAGGGCAGCCGGATCATCACCACACAGGTCTTCGGCCCCGGCCCGGACGGCCGGGCGATCCCCCGGCACCTGCCCGAACGGATCCGGGACCAGCTGTTGCGGGTGGGCTACGACGCCCGGTTGCTGAGCCGCTGGATCGAGGCCGGCCAGGGCGCCTGGCGCCGTCCCCGGCAGACCCGACTCGGTCGGCGGTGA
- a CDS encoding P-loop NTPase family protein yields MAIIALVSAKGSPGVTTTALACALSWHRRLILAECDPAGGSVLAGYLGGALDGPRGIGELAVGELRDGNLESAFWSQLVDLDAPRRERLLLPGVTDPAQAGSITPLWQRFADFFTGLERGDPPYDVIVDCGRLHVTGPPWPLLRAASVVLVVTRAQLPDLSGTRALLRAVERDFAEHRVPPGTLRLLLVGAGHGKSEISKALQLPVVARLPHDPRTAGVLSLGGTVRAGRPLLRAARGLEVPIGALLERRRARLAWPVSQGVPDAI; encoded by the coding sequence ATGGCGATCATCGCGCTGGTGTCGGCCAAGGGCTCGCCGGGGGTCACCACCACCGCGCTGGCCTGCGCGCTGAGCTGGCACCGGCGGCTGATCCTCGCCGAGTGCGACCCGGCCGGCGGCTCGGTCCTCGCCGGCTATCTCGGCGGCGCGCTCGACGGCCCGCGGGGCATCGGCGAACTGGCCGTCGGCGAGCTGCGCGACGGCAACCTGGAGAGCGCGTTCTGGTCGCAGCTGGTCGACCTGGACGCGCCGCGCCGCGAGCGGCTCCTGCTGCCCGGGGTGACCGATCCCGCCCAGGCGGGCAGCATCACCCCGCTGTGGCAGCGGTTCGCCGACTTCTTCACCGGGCTGGAACGCGGCGATCCACCGTACGACGTGATCGTCGACTGTGGACGCCTGCACGTCACCGGCCCGCCCTGGCCGTTGCTGCGGGCCGCCTCGGTGGTGCTGGTGGTGACCCGGGCGCAGCTGCCCGACCTGTCCGGCACCCGCGCCCTGCTCCGGGCCGTCGAGCGCGACTTCGCCGAGCACCGGGTGCCACCGGGCACGCTACGACTGCTGCTGGTCGGTGCCGGGCACGGCAAGAGCGAGATCAGCAAGGCCCTCCAGCTGCCGGTGGTCGCCCGGCTGCCGCACGACCCGCGTACCGCCGGGGTGCTGAGCCTGGGCGGCACCGTGCGGGCCGGGCGGCCGTTGCTGCGCGCGGCCCGCGGCCTGGAGGTGCCGATCGGCGCGCTGCTGGAACGGCGACGGGCCCGACTGGCGTGGCCCGTGTCCCAGGGGGTGCCGGATGCGATTTGA
- a CDS encoding SAF domain-containing protein, with amino-acid sequence MSVATRNGNPPVDAPVAPPRVVRQRRVRPGLLGLAVLLIALGGLGSAFAVTSVRATGSYLAVARTVEVGSVVGADDLVSVQVAGGQGLDPVPAGRLADVIGMRAAVALTPGTLLTMAQLTDDPLLGPGQQQLALGLRAAQVPAPKLRPGDQVLLVSTPSSDDSGPASGATRFTATVTDAVSTDGRDEVVVYLALAVRDVPSVVALAAQDRIAVVLTKVA; translated from the coding sequence GTGAGCGTGGCGACCCGCAACGGAAACCCCCCGGTGGACGCACCGGTCGCGCCGCCCCGGGTCGTCCGGCAACGCCGGGTCCGCCCCGGCCTGCTCGGCCTCGCCGTCCTGCTGATCGCCCTCGGCGGGCTCGGCTCGGCGTTCGCGGTCACCTCGGTCCGCGCGACCGGCAGCTACCTGGCGGTGGCCCGGACGGTCGAGGTCGGCAGCGTGGTCGGCGCCGACGACCTGGTCTCGGTGCAGGTGGCCGGCGGGCAGGGACTCGACCCGGTGCCGGCCGGCCGGCTCGCCGACGTGATCGGCATGCGAGCCGCCGTCGCGCTCACCCCCGGAACGCTGTTGACCATGGCGCAGCTCACCGACGACCCCCTGCTCGGCCCGGGGCAGCAGCAGCTCGCCCTCGGGCTGCGGGCGGCCCAGGTGCCCGCCCCGAAGCTGCGCCCCGGCGACCAGGTGCTGCTGGTCAGCACCCCGAGCAGCGACGACAGTGGCCCGGCCTCCGGTGCCACCCGGTTCACCGCGACCGTCACCGACGCCGTCTCCACCGACGGCCGCGACGAGGTCGTCGTCTATCTGGCGCTGGCCGTCCGGGACGTGCCATCCGTGGTCGCGCTGGCCGCGCAGGACCGGATCGCGGTCGTGCTGACCAAGGTGGCCTGA
- a CDS encoding prepilin peptidase encodes MGDPRPAETPAADGSWRRALAVLTLVPLLRCAVARHAVPPGSDRRTRCDACDTPIGLDRPWPALGPAARCGGCGGRVGAPPATVELATVAAAVALLLARPSAVELIAAAWWLAFVVPLLFVDLAVHRLPDRLTWPAAAGTWLLLGSAALAGAGAAPFLRATATGLGLALFFAATTLLLGARGFGIGDAKLALSTGALLGWYGWSVPVLGLLLALTLSGVVALGLLVSRRARLSSHLPFGPYLVLGALGALLLVW; translated from the coding sequence GTGGGCGATCCGCGGCCGGCGGAGACCCCGGCGGCCGACGGATCGTGGCGCCGTGCCCTGGCCGTGCTGACCCTCGTCCCACTGCTGCGGTGTGCCGTCGCCCGGCACGCCGTACCCCCGGGAAGCGATCGCCGGACCCGCTGTGACGCCTGTGACACGCCGATCGGCCTGGACCGCCCATGGCCGGCGCTCGGCCCGGCCGCCCGCTGCGGCGGCTGCGGCGGCCGGGTCGGCGCGCCGCCGGCCACCGTCGAGCTGGCCACGGTGGCGGCTGCGGTGGCGCTGCTGCTGGCCCGCCCGTCCGCCGTCGAGCTGATCGCCGCCGCCTGGTGGCTGGCGTTCGTGGTGCCGCTGCTCTTCGTCGACCTCGCCGTGCACCGGCTGCCCGACCGGCTCACCTGGCCGGCCGCCGCCGGCACCTGGTTGCTGCTCGGATCGGCCGCGCTGGCCGGCGCCGGAGCGGCGCCGTTCCTGCGGGCCACCGCCACCGGGCTCGGGCTGGCGCTCTTCTTCGCGGCCACCACCCTGCTGCTCGGGGCGCGCGGCTTCGGCATCGGCGACGCCAAGCTCGCGCTGAGCACGGGTGCCCTGCTCGGCTGGTACGGCTGGAGCGTGCCCGTGCTCGGGCTGCTGCTGGCGCTGACGCTGTCCGGCGTGGTCGCCCTGGGCCTGCTGGTCAGTCGCCGGGCCCGCTTGTCGAGCCACCTGCCGTTCGGGCCGTACCTGGTGCTCGGCGCCCTCGGCGCGCTGCTGCTGGTGTGGTGA
- a CDS encoding DUF4386 domain-containing protein, translating into MHPLIRTARTTGLLYLGLGLAGVLGFLTIRPMIFDAGDADTTLANLVANESLARLGVALELLLVLTQTLAAVWFYRLFRTVDSTAAGSIAVFGIVNAVAILGSAAMLATAVGVATGGYGDPADTVQLLYLVSENLWGVGGLFFGLWLMPMGWCVLRSGWLPRALGWILVAGGVGYVLMTFMRYLAPGAGVAGDLLVIPATVGEFWILGYLIIFGVRKRALTEAPHAAPTAPLAIRSPA; encoded by the coding sequence ATGCATCCGCTGATCCGCACCGCCCGTACGACCGGGCTGCTCTACCTCGGCCTCGGCCTCGCCGGCGTGCTGGGTTTCCTCACCATCCGCCCCATGATTTTCGACGCCGGTGACGCCGACACGACCCTCGCCAACCTGGTCGCCAACGAGTCGCTGGCGCGCCTCGGGGTGGCCCTCGAACTCCTCCTCGTCCTCACCCAGACACTCGCCGCCGTCTGGTTCTACCGGCTGTTCCGAACCGTCGACAGCACCGCCGCCGGCAGCATCGCCGTCTTCGGCATCGTCAACGCCGTCGCGATCCTCGGCAGCGCCGCCATGCTCGCGACCGCCGTCGGGGTGGCCACCGGCGGGTACGGCGATCCCGCCGACACCGTCCAGTTGCTGTATCTCGTCAGCGAGAACCTGTGGGGGGTCGGCGGGCTCTTCTTCGGCCTCTGGCTGATGCCGATGGGCTGGTGCGTACTGCGCTCGGGGTGGCTGCCCCGGGCTCTCGGCTGGATCCTCGTCGCCGGCGGTGTGGGCTACGTGCTCATGACGTTCATGAGGTACCTCGCCCCCGGCGCCGGCGTCGCCGGTGACCTGCTGGTCATCCCCGCCACCGTGGGCGAGTTCTGGATCCTCGGCTACCTGATCATCTTTGGCGTCCGGAAGCGGGCGCTCACCGAGGCTCCGCACGCCGCGCCCACCGCGCCGCTCGCCATCCGGTCACCCGCGTGA
- a CDS encoding TetR/AcrR family transcriptional regulator C-terminal domain-containing protein has protein sequence MGARKRRAPLSRDGALAAAIALVDAEGMAALTMRRLAADLGVEAMSLYHHLPGKEGLLDGLVDAVVAEIATAAGQAETEAAGGDWRTGLRLRFLAARAVMLRHPWAPALLSSRPTIPAGVYGYYEGILATLVDGGFSYRIAHRALHAFGSLALGFAQEVFQPAAGADVDAAEAELAVLAEQLPHLAAMVAAEMHDVADPTLGWCDSQTEFEFTLDLLFDGLENARGAAGPAASRKPV, from the coding sequence ATGGGAGCGAGGAAGCGCCGGGCGCCGCTGAGCCGTGACGGAGCACTGGCCGCCGCGATCGCGCTGGTGGACGCGGAGGGGATGGCGGCGCTGACGATGCGCCGGCTCGCCGCCGACCTCGGCGTCGAGGCGATGTCGCTCTACCACCACCTGCCCGGCAAGGAAGGGCTGCTCGACGGCCTCGTCGATGCCGTCGTCGCCGAGATCGCCACGGCCGCCGGCCAGGCCGAGACGGAGGCGGCCGGCGGCGACTGGCGTACCGGGCTGCGACTGCGTTTCCTCGCCGCACGTGCGGTCATGCTGCGACACCCGTGGGCGCCCGCGCTGCTCAGCTCCCGCCCGACCATTCCCGCCGGGGTGTACGGCTACTACGAGGGCATCCTCGCGACTCTGGTCGACGGCGGCTTCTCGTACCGGATCGCCCACCGGGCGCTGCACGCGTTCGGCAGCCTGGCGCTCGGGTTCGCCCAGGAGGTCTTCCAGCCCGCCGCCGGCGCGGATGTCGACGCCGCGGAGGCGGAGCTGGCCGTGCTGGCCGAGCAGCTGCCCCACCTGGCGGCGATGGTCGCCGCCGAGATGCACGACGTCGCCGACCCCACCCTGGGCTGGTGTGACAGTCAGACCGAGTTCGAGTTCACCCTCGATCTGCTGTTCGACGGTCTGGAGAATGCCCGCGGCGCAGCCGGCCCGGCGGCATCCCGTAAGCCCGTCTGA